In Aedes albopictus strain Foshan chromosome 3, AalbF5, whole genome shotgun sequence, the genomic window TCTGTTGGCTGCACACCCTTCGATGAAAGGCGATGGCCCACAAATGTTATCTCCGGAACTTTGAAGACACATTTACTTTGATTCAAAAGAATCCCTCGTGATTTGAACACCTCCAGAACCTTCCGTAGTGCTTCGTCGTGCTCTTGTTCTGTTTCACCGAAGACAAAGAAATCATCGATATAGTTTATCACGCAATCACAGTCGGCAAGGATCTGTTTTATTATCTTTTGGAACATCTCCGGCGCGCAAGAGATTCCAAACATCAATCTCTTGTAACGGAACACCCCCTTATGAGTGATAAACGTAGGGATGTACCTGTTGAATATAAAATGTATAATTCCATTAATTCAAGAAAGGTAAACTCCTTTCAGTGTAACTGTTTTTTCTTTCGCATGAAATTTCATTGTTGTAAATAAGCATTGGTGTAAATAAGCATTGAGAACAGCAAAACAGAAATATtatccttctagaaattcttgttgaaatttatTAGCACATTTATTGAATTACCTGCACGACTCTTCAAGCTCAACCTGGTAGAAAGCTTCTTTGACATCCAGGAGGCTAAAAAACTTAGCCTTCTTGAGGCGAGGTAGAAAATCGTCGAAAGTAGGCATCAAATGATTTTCTCGGCGTATGGCTTCATTTGCGCGTCTCATATCCACGCATAGTCTCAAGTATCCGTTGTCCTTAACAATGGCCACCAATGGGGACACCCACTGACTATACTCTTGCACTGGTTCAATTATGTCCGCCATCAGCAACATGTTCAACTTCTCCTCAATGCGATCTAACAAAGCGAGCGGCGGTCGGCGAGCATGTTGAGCAATCGGTGCAACAGTTTTATCAATGGGTATGCAAAGTTGGACTTCCTTTATCTTCGGAAATAGGCGCTTGGCATTATCTCCAATTTGAACTCCACTAATCGCGTTTATAGTAGGTGAACGTACACTCGGCAATCCGATCAAAAGTACGCCCAAGGATTTAGCAGTATCTTTACCCAGTATGGATTGAGAGCCCTCTGCAACCACGAAGAATGTGGCGATGGTTATCGCTCGATTATCTACATCCGTAACACTGATATCTGCCTCAAAAACCTTCAGAACCTTCAGTGGTTTTGAAGACTAAGGCTTGAACGTGAACGTAGAATCATTTCGTGGATTTTTCATCTGCAAACCTTGAATCACCAAATTCCGCCATGTTTGTTCGTCGATGATGTTCTTTGCCGATCCAGAGTCGATCATCATTTGGCAGAAAACGCCGCCTACTCGTACCCAAATGATTTCTTCTCTATCGCTGATATCATACAGAAAACTCGTTTGATTTTGCTCCTCCTCTGAATCCTCCTGATGCTGGATCGAATTGATACGCCGCCGTTTTGCGTCCCTGTCCTGGTCTCGGGCTTGGTCCTCCCTTTTGAACCTCTGGCCGTCCTGTGGAGTTTTACACCGCTTAGCGAAGTGTCCGGTTTTCAAGCACCTATCGCACACCTTGTTCTTAGCTGGGCATTTCTGATCGTTTGCTGTATGACCTCGCCAGCCGCAACGAGAGCATTCCGATGTAGACTTGGGGGTGTAGCGATTGTTTAGAGGTCGTGATTTGCTGATGGTGTTCAACGGTAACGGTTGTTCTGCAGGCTTCATTTGGCTCGCTTGGAATTTAACAGAGGAGTAAGAATTGACCATCTTCGTGAGTTCGTTCAACGTTAGGTTTTCTTTCTCCAACAGCCTTTCCTTTAGATCCGGCGGGGCCAGAAGAATAATCTTGTCGATCACACTGATTTCGGCACTTTCTTCTTTAGTTTTTCCGAAATTGCATCTCGTTGCATGGTCCGTCAATCTCAGCAGAAACTTCTCCAATGACTCTTCGGGATTTTGCTTCAACATCCAAAAATTGTGACGCTCGAATGTTTCATGCTGGCGTGGCGCAAAGTACTCGTCCAGCAGCGTGATAACGTCATCGAAAGGAGTTGCAGTCTCATTTTGCGTTCCAGCGTCTCCTCCTGGCAGTGAAGCAAATACTTCCTGGACATCTGGGCCTGCCTTGGCGAGGAACATGTACTGCAGCTTCGTttggttgttttcttcatttgccAGGGCGATATATTTAAAGTTTCGCTTATACTTAATCCATGCATCTCTCACTTGTGTAGTCGGTAGCGCTTTGAAGTTGAATGGTAGGATATTCCATTTATCCATCTTGATCGTTCGAGGGAAAGCCTAAAACAAAATGTTATAACACATCCAATTAGTAATCATATATACTTTTAGTGGTACCCAATAGGCTCTTGGTAATAGCCTGATATCTATGACCTCAACTATCACAGTGATGCTGTGATCTCAGACATGATCTCGAGGACCATCGCAACAATGTTACGTTCTGAATCTCAATTGTTACCTCAAGGGTAATTTCAACAATGGTGTTAGCTCCGTCAGACATGGTCTcgagcaggcttgacagaaactccctcgtgagaaaatgaggaagcgatttcggcgattttctgaggagtgaaaatgaaactcagaaatcacaacgcaaatcctcaacagccccgagcgcgagcttgccgcgcagcgaggagttcgtccaacactcataattgcttgttgtgtttctcacgtccactcacactcaaaaagctctcgcgagttccactcccatacaaagaaagactctcgaggcgaaaatcacactcaaaaacccgaaataatcatcgactcttttttcgttcccctcttcctcgctcagtttttattgcctctctgtttgggtttcgttcgctccctcgcgacgaggcaaaagcaaaacacaactctatagcatgttgcaaaactcttttgaattcgaggaggattatcaagcctggtctCGAGGACCATCACAGCAGTGCTGTGTTCTGAATCTCATAGGTCTCGAAGACCACCACAGTAATACTGTGTTTAATCTGTCAATGGGCCCACAATTCTCAACAACAGTGTTAAAACACAACTAAATACGCATTTTCtgttgttcgtttttttttttctttgcgtcgACTGGTACCGATAGCACCAGCTATAGATTCTCCTGGCAAGAATGTTTGATAACCTAAAATTTGCTCATCGCACTTTTTAAACAAGTCATTGCGGCTAAATTTCTTACCAATTCACAATAAATCCACCCACGCTGGATTCACCAGCTCGTCGCCGATTTGTGGAGATCCGGATTTGTAATAAATCTAAACGTTTTACTCTACAATTCACTTTATTACAGAGCGGCTTTATACGCCATCAAACTAGCACGGTTACTGTGTTTATATCCTCTACTTACCAACCTGAGTTCACCGTAGCTTGGTGCTACTCGGTTTCACGCTACTGTAGATTGGCGCTACATTGTCTCGCGCGGTGGTGCATCTACATCTCTACAGAGGTTAAGTATGCCTGAAAAATGTAAAGAATGAATCCTTGGTATATTTGTATACTGGAGGctgttaaggggctgtccataaaccacgtggtcatgagggggggggggggggggttcggccgatgaccattttgtatggacgaataaaaaattttgtatggactaatgaccacgcgggggggggggggggggggggttgagaagtcccaaaaaaatgactacgtggtttatggacagcccctaactgttGTCTACTTTTTCTTTcacaattcctggaaaactttcttTCGTATGATGCCGAGGACAACCACCTCAACGAAGAAGTTGCAAGCATTGCGAGCGGTGCAAACTCGACTCAAATCGATATTGAAAATGTTAGATAATATTGACGATTtttccccttatcgaacgcgacgatttgaatccgtcgcgagtGAAagcgtcgccagagtcgtcgcagccaatcagcaggcgggagtctgacgtttctccgatctcactaatacaaacagcagcagaggtggtgcttgattcgttgcgatgattcagaaatgccgactggaagttggcagcgcgttttgttatgaaagcaacatacaatataaGGGGTGATGCACAAactatgtcacgcaaaattcgacctttttcaacccccctcccccctatgtcacactttttgtatgggacctcaatattttttctatggatcgtcacgctctgcaaaccccccccccctcccccttaaagggtgacgtaatttgtgtacgacccctaagTACTCAAGTTCTGCAATTCAAGTGTTGATTGAGGTTAATAAGTTAGAAGAATTGTAGTATGGCACCTGTTCCTTGTAAGCTATACTTAAGGTAGAATCGCATGAATACTTTCCAGAAAAGAATCAAGAGTGtgctaaaactaaactaaactaaaactaaagtgTATTGAGCAGTATTTTTCGGTGAAGTCGTCATTGATGAAGCTGGAAGATATCGCAAGGAACCAATGGCGGTCTTAGGATACGTCGCAGTCACAGTGTATAGTCGTATACGTTGGATCATGTACGGCTCCCAAAGATCAAATTCCAAATTGAGAAATATTGACGAAAGGTTGAGTTTTCGGGATCTCTGCACAACAATGATCTACTGGTAAGCCGATCTTCCTGACATCGAGAAGTTTTATTACCTGATAGACCCCTTAGCCATCACAAAAACAACTATCAAGAGGCGTGGGACACTTTTACCAAACGATACAACGACAGTAAATTACTTAAGCCTCACCAGGTTCAAGCACTGTTCTAGTTTGATGTATAATATGTTGTATAAGGAGTCAACCACGGCACTTCATGCCTTACTGGAAAGGTTTGAAAGAATCGTCCAAAACCCGTATCAGCTAATTCAGCCTCAACACTACAAGGATCTTCTATTGGCAAACATAGTAGGCTCTCGTCTTGATTCTGTTAAACCCCGTGGATGGGAAGAATAGTCTGCTACTGCGATTCAGGATGCCATCAAGGatctcagcattttttttttttcaaaagaagatTAGGGTATTCGATTTGCTGCCACCCAAAACTGCCGGTCCTAAGGGGAATTAGGCCGGCTTCTCCAAGAAGAAATTCTCCTTTCAACGAACAGATCATAATGTGCTTCAAGCAACGAATGGTCGATGTGTGGCTGCAAGAGACAAGCTTCTTCGCAATCAATCGTTGTGCCGTAAGTTACTGTTTCCGACGTGGACATCAACCTGTAGACTGTTCCTCTCGCTTCGTGTACCACAATTGCAAGGCATGTTTGTTTTCGGCCGAACAAGAACGGTAGTGCCAAGGAAGGCTCATCGCAAAATCCACAAGTGGAGTCGACTAACACAGCTACTGTCGAtcgtatagtggtaatcacgttcaaatgtatgcgtggcttttttgtagatgtagttgtgaaactgcaaGGAAAACATTTACTCCTGCCCCgaatgttagttttatcattatttacccgttctacccaatttgatttggtaatatttgcatatgcaatatgAATGGCCTTTGAActagcgtgcatttttgtgtgaggaaaaactcgcgttagtgttcgtgtgttgaaatgtcacttatctctattgcaCACCCAACTACATCTACAGCAGCTGTTTCGATTTCCTTCAATGCAGCACTGCAACGGTTTTCGTCAGTACTATTGGCTTTAACAGTGGTTTTGGTAGAAGATGATTCAGGTTCTATTTTTCCGGCACGGGCCATACTGGATTCTGGTTTCTAGTTCAACTTCATGACCGAAAGTTTGTGTCAGCAATTGAATACTTAACGTAGGTGTTCggaacatcgagcagctgcgtaacgtagaagtggctcaagactacgcgcagcagttagcagtggccctaccaacagaagagcagcttggcgcagctacacttgaagatggctggagggacatccgattcgccataggtagtactccggctacgaatgaggcacgttacagacaggcgcggaacaggcagaactcagtcttccggatgaagaagcgccagccgacaattgccgagataatcacgggaatattatcacgagcgagcgtgaggtggtcgagaggtggcggcagcattacgatgagcacctcaatggcgacgttgcaagtaccgaaggtagcgtggtaacagatttaggagtatgtgcacaggatgaaagacttccggctcctgacctccaagagattgaggtggaggtattacaagttttattttagtgttaaatgttgtattttaacttgtaaatattccccttgtATTAATGCACATTTGGCAGAATGGAGGCccacaatcctatttcgattgccaatatTCAGGCCgcttcgggccgcgattaagtactagagatgtaaacctttccctggcacagacttcaagttatagaactctagtgatgaaaccggaATCGGAatacccccttaggattagatattcctagacaaaactcaagctatgaaagcaattaatgctgcgaacaaaaggcaacctgccagagaaaatacgattacaggattgactgatggaccaacagcATTAATAAAACCTCGTCATattgtcatcggaaattgttatccactggggtaacagggcaaaatatctgTTCTGCGTTGTGTTTGTCCAATTGTGATGTcctaattcatttaaattattgcgttcatgggtgaacgcgctacaacggatcagatgttcgccatccgccaggtgttgcagaaatgccgcgaatacaacgtgcccacacatcacttgttcatcgatttcaaatcggcgtatgatacaatcgatcgagaacagctatggcagattttgcacgaatacggattgccggataaactgatagatggatcgagtgatgcgcgtagttcgagtatcagggacactctcgagtccctttgaatctcgcagagggtaacggcaaggtgatggtctttcgtgcttgctgttcaacattgcgttagaagatgtaataagaagagcggggataaacacgagtgggacgattttcacgaagtccgttcagcggcttggtttcgctgatgatattgatattatagctcgcaaatttgagacgatagcggaaacgtacatccgactaaagagtgatgccaggcgaatcggattagtcattaatgtgtcgaagacaaagtatatgatggcaaagggctccagggaggaatcaccgcgcccgccaccccgaatttatatcgacggtgatgaaatcgaggtggtgaccgccgacaacgacaccagcagagaagttcagaggcgcattgtggcaggaaatcgtgcttactttggactccgcagaactctacgatcgaataaagttcaccggaacacgaagttaactatctacaaatcgctgattagaccggtcgttctctatgggcacgaaacatggaccctacgtgcagaggaccaacgcgcccttgaagttttcgaacggaaggtgttgcgaatgaaccacgagctgcatcagctgctgagagaaccaaccatcgtccataccgcaaaaatcaggaggctacggtgggcgggtcacgtcatcaggatgtcggatagcaacccgactaaaatggttctcgagagccatccgaccggtacaagaagacgtggtgcgcagcgagctaggcgggtcgaccaagtggaggacgatctgcggatccttcgcagagtgcggaactggagacaaacagccatggaccgagtggaatgaagacggctactatgtacagcagaggccaccccggccttagcctgatcggtaagtaagtaaggaGTTCCATACGTCCCAGGGATAGAACAAGCGAGTGAACACAAGGTGACGGCTATGATCAAATCACGAGTGCCCAATTCCGCGCGTGATAAGGAATTCCTGATCCTACTAAAGGTTACAACAGGCCTACCTACTACGAACATCTAAATTGCATGCTGGGAAACCCCTAAAGGCTCGGAATTGACGGACCCAACATTtttgcttggtgaccctaaccgcacggctacgagggccgatttgcgttgtgatttctgagtatTATTTTTTCTGCTCAGAAAATCGCCGATATCGCGTACTCATTTTCTCgcaagggagtttctgtcaagcccgAATATCCGCTTTGATGAATGCTGAGCGTCCCAACTCAACACTTTCTTGTAACATGGCGGATACAGATGGTCTAGACTCTAGAGGAAATTTATTATCGCTTCTGGGCTTGTGAAAAAGTCGAGTCTCCCAACAACTACTCACCAGTAGTGGAAGCAAAGTGCGAGGAGCACTATAGCTCCACAATTAAACGTTGTATGGATGGACGGTAATCAGTCTCCCTCCCAAAAGATGATACCGTTCTGGCAAGGATAGGCGAATCAAGGGATATCGCTCTCCGCAGCCTCCAAGAAAACTGATACGAGAACCAAGGCTGCGAGAACAATACGaacaattcatggaggagttttaGGAGCTGGGCCACATGCGCAGGGTGGATGtagactaaggtggcccacacttatatgaaaaacaaaaatttcgaaaaataccaagtcttacctcctaaatcagatgttttggactcccagaagctacgttcaaaatttgagcaaaattggttgagcctaaggaggcgctcaaaacgcttgaagtttgtatgggaaatcttggccaaatgtatgcagaaattttaagtttttgaattttgccactaggtggcgctgtaagcgttcaataatcaaaccttttGGTATTATTATAGTTGACTATATGccatacaactttgtcgaagaccgcaaagtgatccaacgtctgtgaaaaaagttataccctaggaaaagtgaggataaactttatgttatttttccaatacatgtaaaggaataatatcaataatgaaatctcaatactttgcctcactttgcctagggtataactttttccacagttgtcggatcacttcgcggtcttcgacaaagttctctggcacacgcataccaggaacctaaacattatcgaacttgcatgaacctaaaatctttttccatagggtttcagcttatggtcttacctttcagaaaaacctttgttcaaaatattctatcggtaaaaattgaaataaatcaagtttgaagattttctatcaaatgaggtatattcagagcacaattttgttgatcatcccgaactgcaaacaacaaggcatcgtgcgtgacctgtcacatacccgatggtctcttcttagttttataaacattatattcacttgtcattcCTCCAGTATCTGTGTTATATGGTCAtcccaagggggtctgccgtggttaattagttcattatttc contains:
- the LOC115268163 gene encoding uncharacterized protein LOC115268163 produces the protein MDKWNILPFNFKALPTTQVRDAWIKYKRNFKYIALANEENNQTKLQYMFLAKAGPDVQEVFASLPGGDAGTQNETATPFDDVITLLDEYFAPRQHETFERHNFWMLKQNPEESLEKFLLRLTDHATRCNFGKTKEESAEISVIDKIILLAPPDLKERLLEKENLTLNELTKMVNSYSSVKFQASQMKPAEQPLPLNTISKSRPLNNRYTPKSTSECSRCGWRGHTANDQKCPAKNKVCDRCLKTGHFAKRCKTPQDGQRFKREDQARDQDRDAKRRRINSIQHQEDSEEEQNQTSFLYDISDREEIIWVRVGGVFCQMMIDSGSAKNIIDEQTWRNLVIQGLQMKNPRNDSTFTFKP